The sequence below is a genomic window from Lolium perenne isolate Kyuss_39 chromosome 4, Kyuss_2.0, whole genome shotgun sequence.
GCAAATCTACATCTGGATGCAGAAGGGGTAAGCCTCCTTTTGTACCCCAAAATTAATTCTACTTTCTAGACTAAACAAGGCACATTGTTAATAAAGGAATTAACACTAGGCCTACCAGCTGTCAGTCGTTGTGACCTGCTAGCCCGCTACAACAAACAATGCAGTAACAACAAAGCAGCTGGAGCTTTTGCCCCCAGCTGCGACCAATCAATGATGATTATACTTCCTTCTATGACGACTGTAGTCCGAGACATACCTAAAACTCTGCCCGCAGTCAGGAGCGGAGCACTTGTAGGGGCGCTCTCCCGTGTGGACCCTCACGTGTTCAGTCTGTGCCCACAGCCACTTGAAAGTCATCCCACAGCCATCCCAGGGGCACTTGAACGGCCTCTCGTCGCTGTGGACGCACTGGTGACGCCTCAAGTATTTGTGCGAGCCGAAACGCTTGCCGCACGACTCCTCGGTGCAGATGTTGTGCTGGTGAGCACGGAGATCGGCTCTGCTCTCAAACGTCATGTCGCAAGATTCAATATCGCACTGGAATAACTCCACCACCTTAGTCCTTTTACCCTTAGTTGCAGCTGAAGCTTTTACGGTTTCAGTTTGGTCCACCGTCTCTTCAATTACTGAAGGTTTAGACCTGGGTCTCAAGCTCTCGCATGGGGAGCGGGCAAAGCTCCCAAGACTTTGTGAACTCTCAGTTAGTAACTCAGATTCCCTCTTTCTTTTGCGCTTCCGCTTGCGTCTAACATAGTATATGATGTCTGTTCTTTTCGAGCTTCCAATGCTTCTAGACACTAAGTCTGGTTGATCACCATACTGATACTTTTTTGGCGCACCTGAATTTTCACCTGTTTTGGCCACACAATTTGCTGAAATGTCAGCTATTCCTCTTCCACTCTTCAAACCCTGGCAGTTCCAGACACCAATTTCTTCAGCATTCTCTCTATTAGGATTCTGAATACCAAACAATCTATCAGTTGCCAAATTGGACAAAGTCTGCACCTGGCATGAAAGAGATGTGCCAACACAAGAGCTAGACGTCTTTAAAACTTCATCTTGTGCAACATCATCCGCAGAGTGGTCATTGCTAGCCAGTGTCATTAGTGCCAAGGAAGCATTGTCAACCTCATCCTTTCCAGGAGCATCTGCTAGCATGGAGTCTTCTGCTAAAACTCCAAGTAAAATATCAAGAGAATCCGATCCTGCATGAACTGAATTTCTATTTTCTCCAAAGACTGCTTTCGGCGAAGCAGCTCTCACGCCCTCCAAGAGGATGACATCACTCTTTGAATACCCATGCTGTAACTCAGTGGGAATACCATTCTTGAGCTTCATGGCCTTGACACCAAAATGGCTGGTATCAACTTGTACTTGTTCTAAAGAATCGATTGGCATTTCTAGATTGTGTATTGCCTGCAACTCACCACTGACCACAACATCATCAGCAACAGAGGTCAGCTCATGATTCTCCTCATTTTCAGAGGGCGCTGCTTCAGTGGCCAAGTTTCTGTCAGCATTATTACAAAACTTAATGTTCTCCTGCTGCTGTTGAACTTGCAGCTGTTTATCTTTGCACTCTGCAGTAATATTATAAGAACCTATGTTTTCATGATTGCTGCTGCCTTCAGCAGTCATACCTTCATTGTCATGGAACTGTTGCACAGCCGTAGTCGCCGAACTAGTCAACTCATCTGGTTGGAAGACAAAATTCTGTTTGTCATCTGACATCGCAGGTGAATCATGAGAATTCACGGAACAAACTGAATCATCAGAAGTACTAGCACTTATGAGACCGTCAAGTTCACAGGTGCCAATACTTACTGGACCTTCACAAACTTGATGCATCATTGGATATTCAGCAAGAGCAATAGGAATATCACTCAGAGAGTGCATGTCTTGATCACTGTCCTCAGAGCACATGTACATATTAGCCATACCGTCGGCTTCTTGCAACCTACTTGGCTGAAGGGAGGCAACTTGCTCAGCAGTTTGCTGTTTTTTGCCATTCTCGTAACCATTTCCACAAGCTCCCATCTTAGTCGTAACTGCAGGGTTAACTTTCTCAGGAGTTACTGTGGCATTATGACTGGAAACATGACCAACAACCCTGTATGGTGTTCGTGTTCTCCGGCAGAGCCATTTGAGATTTGGAACAACAGAAATAGGTGAAGAGGGCTTCTCTGTGGTATCCAATCTCTTCCAAAAGGATAAAGGGGGTTGCTCTTGACTCCCTGGTGTTTCTTTCCTAAGCTTGGCAAAATATTTCATGTTTAGACCCATCTGTGACGTCCAATCTCTACCATCTTCGTTATACCCCTCATCATCAATTGAAATGTTGATTAGATGTAGATCAGATTTGGATGCATTTGCAAGTGGAACATCTTTACAGTCGAACTGAAACTCGATTTCCTCAGCAATTGATATTGCCAATGCTTTTAGCTTCGTGTAATCTGCAAATATTTAAGGGGAATTTTTAACTTCAAGAAATACAACAATCAAATAAGAGCAGTTAACATGTCTAAAATTGTTTACAAATCATGACTCATAACAAGAGTTCAACCATGATGTTTGGACAGAGGAAAAAGgcccagctaggatcatttctatgcaGCTGCAATCAGCGCTCTTTGGTCAACAAATATGGAAAACGTGGGGTAACCTGGCAAGTGCTCCCTGGATTGCTTATGTTGTGTGACAGATGTGTGCAATCTTTGAAAGTGATCCTTTGACCTAAAATTTGGACTTGGGTACCATAAACATTTGGGGTGACCTTTTTTACTAAGTAAACAAGTATACTGCTTGACCCTGTACTCACTTTTATCTATTCTCAGTCTATTCAATCATTGCATTTTTCTGTACTGCTTTATATAACAACCAAAAGGAAACCCGTTCACAAAAATAGAGATAGATTTAGCAATTAGAACAGTCAGCTCACATGTAATCTGTCATTTACATGGATAGCAGATAGGACTACAATTCACTTGCATAACACTATCCAAATCGAGCAAACACCGGAAATTGTAGTCTTAGTAGTCTATCCTCAAAACATATTCAGCTTGTTACAATTAGTAATTCAGTGCATCACTATTCAGCAATACCAAATTTGAACACTAAATTGCATGGTATATTCAAGAGTTTTGTCTTCATTGTGAAGGAAGCCATATAACTTATTAATAGCAAAGAAAATAAGCTCTACAGAAGGAGAAAATCTCCATTGTAGCAAGTATATTATAAAACAAAACTTTGACGGAACAAACTTGATGACAGAACACAAGTGTGTCAAACGAGGAGTTACTGATTGCACATCCAGTGTGAAGGATCAGGCAAAATTGCCTGGGGCATTGGCAGTCGAACAGAATATGAGAGCAAAAGAAGTTAGCATTATAACCTACCTGAATGGCAAATGATGAGGGAATGTGCACCACCTTTGCCTTCAAGCAGCTCCTCGATCTCAAGGGCATGCTGCAAGCAAAAGGTTCGTGGTCGTACAAATGCAGAAGTTATATTCCAATTGGTAGTGCCGGCACAACTT
It includes:
- the LOC127296730 gene encoding probable lysine-specific demethylase SE14, which gives rise to MPTPEPEPEPPVPAWLRGLPRAPEYRPTESEFADPIAFLTRVERHAAQYGICKVIPPYHRPSRRHVFARLNRSLLASSDLSNPAAPDPNPDPTSSSAPPPPPPPAAVFTTRHQELGTPRRGRPPPQVLKQVWQSGERYTLDQFEAKSRAFSKAHLAGLRDPTPLHVESLFWKASADRPIYVEYANDVPGSGFAASSQAHLRSNRRRDPGTTHQQAAEDKSVGWRLSSSPWNLQAIARAPGSLTRFMPDDVPGVTSPMVYIGMLFSWFAWHIEDHELHSLNFLHTGAPKTWYAVPGDRAAELEEVIRVHGYGGNPDHLASLAVLGEKTTLMSPEVIVAAGLPCCRLVQYPGEFVVTFPRAYHIGFSHGFNCGEAANFATPQWLKFAKEAAVRRAVMNYLPMLSHQQLLYLLAVSFISRSPRELLYGVRTSRLRDRRKEDRELLVKQEFLQDMISENELLCSFLKKKLISNAVLWEPDLLPSSTALHSCSSGPKAPGKAGDGHSIESIPREKGSSDGIVRMPAIQPKCMSMDSTSSDAMSASEGQKLDTETDEDSDLPFDLSIDSGSLTCVACGILGFPFMAILQPSQKALEEMSLVDRERFKLNCEKGNHSNVPPCSSDDGNSGCPFVANRPSSPVEQANFSHQNGNSHKDGVYFTDKELDGSLPPHVKSSHSCSSENTLHPSINTEKAETNISNNGFDTESSKQTGRDHIDAQALESCAGTTNWNITSAFVRPRTFCLQHALEIEELLEGKGGAHSLIICHSDYTKLKALAISIAEEIEFQFDCKDVPLANASKSDLHLINISIDDEGYNEDGRDWTSQMGLNMKYFAKLRKETPGSQEQPPLSFWKRLDTTEKPSSPISVVPNLKWLCRRTRTPYRVVGHVSSHNATVTPEKVNPAVTTKMGACGNGYENGKKQQTAEQVASLQPSRLQEADGMANMYMCSEDSDQDMHSLSDIPIALAEYPMMHQVCEGPVSIGTCELDGLISASTSDDSVCSVNSHDSPAMSDDKQNFVFQPDELTSSATTAVQQFHDNEGMTAEGSSNHENIGSYNITAECKDKQLQVQQQQENIKFCNNADRNLATEAAPSENEENHELTSVADDVVVSGELQAIHNLEMPIDSLEQVQVDTSHFGVKAMKLKNGIPTELQHGYSKSDVILLEGVRAASPKAVFGENRNSVHAGSDSLDILLGVLAEDSMLADAPGKDEVDNASLALMTLASNDHSADDVAQDEVLKTSSSCVGTSLSCQVQTLSNLATDRLFGIQNPNRENAEEIGVWNCQGLKSGRGIADISANCVAKTGENSGAPKKYQYGDQPDLVSRSIGSSKRTDIIYYVRRKRKRKRKRESELLTESSQSLGSFARSPCESLRPRSKPSVIEETVDQTETVKASAATKGKRTKVVELFQCDIESCDMTFESRADLRAHQHNICTEESCGKRFGSHKYLRRHQCVHSDERPFKCPWDGCGMTFKWLWAQTEHVRVHTGERPYKCSAPDCGQSFRYVSDYSRHRRKYNHH